The following are encoded together in the Pectinophora gossypiella chromosome 14, ilPecGoss1.1, whole genome shotgun sequence genome:
- the LOC126372316 gene encoding pyrimidodiazepine synthase-like encodes MSEKHLQTGDALPPYPGKLRLFAMRFCPYAERSVLVLNAKNIPYETVFINLDHKPDWIFYYSPKGTVPALEYEAGKGIFDSNIINFYLDEKYPEPPLQSADPLRRAQDKMLVENFSGAQAAYYTAAFNSQALQSSHLETYQKGLDLLQKELETRGTTYLNGNEPGLIDYTIWPFLERFQALPLLGKTDFAIDKSKYAVLVTYIEAMKNVPAVKSYYLPPETHAKFTESRSKGDPDYNMLDTSAVCCMRPRKKKE; translated from the exons ATGTCTGAGAAGCATTTACAGACCG GTGATGCCCTGCCCCCTTACCCTGGGAAGTTGCGTCTATTTGCGATGCGCTTCTGTCCGTATGCTGAGCGCAGCGTTCTCGTACTGAACGCTAAGAACATCCCATATGAGACGGTGTTCATCAACTTGGATCATAAACCGGACTGGATCTTCTACTACAGCCCTAAAG GTACAGTACCAGCTCTAGAGTATGAAGCTGGGAAGGGCATATTTGATAGCAACATCATCAACTTCTACCTTGATGAAAAGTATCCGGAGCCACCCCTGCAGTCTGCTGACCCTCTTCGCCGTGCACAGGACAAGATGCTTGTCGAGAACTTTTCTGGT GCTCAAGCAGCATACTACACAGCCGCCTTCAACTCGCAAGCACTACAGTCCAGCCACTTGGAAACCTATCAGAAGGGTTTGGACTTACTCCAAAAGGAACTTGAGACCCGTGGCACTACATACTTGAACGGAAATGAACCTGGACTGATTGACTACACTATCTGGCCATTCCTGGAGCGATTCCAAGCtctcccactgttgggcaagaCTGATTTCGCGATTGACAAGTCTAAATATGCAGTATTG GTAACATACATAGAAGCAATGAAGAATGTCCCTGCTGTGAAGTCGTATTACCTACCTCCGGAGACTCACGCTAAGTTTACCGAGTCCCGTTCCAAGGGTGATCCTGACTACAACATGCTCGATACCAGCGCCGTGTGCTGCATGCGCCCGCGTAAGAAGAAGGAATAA
- the LOC126372314 gene encoding pyrimidodiazepine synthase-like isoform X2, translating to MSGNAINFNTKHLTKGDPLPPYTGKLRVYCMRYCPFAQRTILALNAKQLDYEVVNIDLMDKPEWFTTKSPLGKVPAIEIEENKTIYESLVTVEYLDDVYPQRPLLPKDPVKKAYDKIIVEVATGLSTLFYKVIRNPETVTENTMTAYRNAVSFIQEQLKSRGTKFLDGGEPGYADYMIWPWFERIWMLQDVDERLKIDGPENKLLVEYIQNMLKDPAVAAFLVPKDILLQVMEGYRPGNRPNYDLLLEK from the exons ATGAGTGGTAACGCAATCAATTTCAACACAAAGCATTTGACGAAAG gtgaTCCTCTACCGCCATACACAGGCAAACTACGCGTATACTGCATGCGATACTGCCCCTTCGCTCAGCGCACTATCCTGGCTTTGAACGCTAAGCAATTGGACTATGAAGTAGTCAACATCGATTTGATGGACAAGCCCGAATGGTTCACCACTAAGAGTCCATTAG GAAAAGTTCCTGCAATAGAAATCGAAGAAAATAAGACGATCTACGAAAGTCTAGTGACAGTGGAGTATTTAGACGATGTCTACCCACAAAGACCTTTGTTGCCCAAGGACCCAGTGAAAAAAGCCTATGATAAAATTATTGTGGAAGTCGCCACTGGG TTAAGTACCTTGTTCTACAAAGTTATAAGAAACCCAGAAACGGTCACCGAGAATACGATGACTGCGTACCGCAATGCGGTCAGTTTCATCCAGGAGCAGCTAAAAAGCCGCGGTACCAAGTTTTTGGATGGTGGCGAGCCTGGTTACGCAGACTACATGATCTGGCCCTGGTTTGAAAGGATCTGGATGTTGCAAGATGTCGACGAGAGACTAAAAATTGACGGTCCCGAAAATAAATTACTG GTTGAGTACATACAAAACATGCTGAAAGACCCAGCTGTAGCAGCATTCTTGGTACCAAAGGATATTCTATTGCAAGTTATGGAAGGCTATAGACCAGGAAACAGGCCCAACTATGACTTGCtgcttgaaaaataa
- the LOC126372323 gene encoding uncharacterized protein LOC126372323, which translates to MSAPPYTSEAFNNIKIPFTFSLNIIAMWDTRGDLIREKSTTLLLETDNSKPLSFIQPFNIPRDVTWKKVFYQQHFYNSTVGVPDPLLGLIDTVFSISWATWDGIELSRTIW; encoded by the exons ATGAGCGCCCCACCATACACCTCTGAggcatttaataatattaagattcCGTTCACATTTAGCCTCAATATAATTGCAATGTGGGATACCA gGGGAGATCTCATACGAGAAAAAAGCACTACATTGCTTTTGGAAACGGATAATTCTAAGCCATTATCATTCATCCAACCCTTCAATATACCAAGAGATGTT ACATGGAAAAAG gtTTTTTATCAGCAGCACTTCTACAATTCCACTGTAGGAGTACCTGATCCATTATTGGGATTGATAGACACAGTGTTTTCAATTAGTTGGGCAACGTGGGACGGTATAGAATTG AGCAGAACCATTTGGTGA
- the LOC126372658 gene encoding uncharacterized protein LOC126372658 yields the protein MATNIDQLLEKQKVNYDNIKQITSNYAKDTVQRKIFSYLEKRLEALEAHWAEFSMNHGKLAPLVTPDMDYVIQVNAKLKKVVGKHDDKVGGEEHEITAQISVPHEGGWGWLVVFSAFFSIFILDGVAYTFGSMLADIAKDLKVSDSLVALVNSTAVALYFIASPLASAFINRFGFRECAMCGSIICSFALLTSYFTKKIGYLFLFYGIIAGFGYSLINMSSGLVVGFYFERLRSVALAIATCGSSFGVMSLFPVNTYLVKLAGWRTTMLLHSGLFGIIFFLGMAYRPLLSFTVTKTEQDPTRTVAYLPSVTSAVVRPTTSRTGVQTPKPTLAPTATERLFSAVSNVNFPMAAAVVEDIQPPDMIPTGHATTAQAGPSSAVARSKSRLTFTAHGTEGAIYQKQLQRVESIISKASDKSKAFVEVSIIKPPTTKKKMGFWARLFTWEPRVPQARPLYRDDAFYEGKLTDLPAYQKSMVDTSAPGRTGLEYQMAVTRAVTVNDLQEHRGVFTTALRRVLATMMDPNLLKKSSFLLMCCSGFFTYLGFLVPYVYLQDRNLKAGVDASHCNLFISAIGLSNAIGRLVLGSLASKIDPIYLFAVGCTVAGLSTIVSGVSYNLYYQYAYCFVFGFSISSVACLRSIILVSLYGLDKLTNATGMMLIFLGLGNLVSTPIAGILKNTYGYELAFTVAGAFMTVSGLILILVKFFAVREIKAQAQQDTMKTKMAQGRQQRK from the exons ATGGCAACTAACATAGATCAACTCCTCGAGAAACAGAAGGTGAACTACGATAACATCAAGCAAATCACCTCCAACTACGCCAAGGATACTGTTCAACGGAAGATTTTCAGTTATCTAGAAAAACGTCTAGAGGCTTTGGAGGCTCATTGGGCTGAGTTTAGCATGAATCACGGGAAACTTGCACCACTCGTGACGCCTGACATGGACTACGTCATTCAAGTAAACG caaaactaaaaaaagttgTCGGTAAACATGATGATAAGGTGGGAGGCGAAGAACATGAGATCACAGCTCAGATATCAGTGCCCCACGAGGGTGGCTGGGGATGGCTCGTCGTCTTCTCTGCTTTCTTCAGTATTTTCATACTGGATGGAGTCGCCTACACGTTCGGCAGTATGCTTGCAGATATCGCTAAAGATCTTAAAGTATCCGATTCCCTTGTAGCTTTAGTGAACTCTACAGCGGTTGCATTATATTTTATCGCAAGTCCTCTAGCTTCGGCATTTATAAATAGATTTGGTTTTCGTGAATGCGCTATGTGTGGTTCAATTATATGCTCCTTCGCTTTATTAACATCATATTTTACAAAGAAAATCGGATACCTCTTTCTATTTTATGGCATAATTGCTGGATTTGGATACTCTTTGATAAATATGTCCTCTGGGCTGGTTGTTGGTTTTTACTTTGAGCGATTACGATCAGTTGCTTTGGCCATAGCAACGTGTGGATCCAGTTTTGGTGTTATGAGTTTATTTCCCGTAAATACATATTTAGTAAAGCTGGCTGGATGGCGCACAACAATGTTGTTGCATTCTGGATTGTTTGGTATAATTTTCTTCTTAGGTATGGCTTATAGGCCCCTACTTTCATTCACTGTGACGAAAACGGAACAAGATCCCACCCGCACTGTAGCCTACCTGCCAAGTGTGACCAGCGCTGTGGTTCGCCCGACCACCTCGCGAACCGGGGTACAAACCCCAAAACCTACCCTAGCTCCTACCGCCACCGAACGATTATTCAGTGCCGTCTCTAATGTTAACTTTCCAATGGCCGCTGCAGTGGTAGAAGATATTCAGCCTCCTGATATGATACCGACGGGACACGCAACTACGGCACAAGCAGGCCCCTCCAGCGCCGTCGCTAGATCCAAATCCAGATTAACATTTACCGCGCACGGTACTGAGGGCGCTATATACCAAAAACAATTGCAGCGTGTGGAATCTATTATATCTAAAGCCAGTGATAAATCTAAAGCCTTCGTCGAAGTATCAATAATAAAACCACCGACTACAAAAAAGAAGATGGGGTTTTGGGCTCGGCTTTTTACATGGGAACCACGTGTTCCACAAGCTCGACCTTTATACCGAGATGATGCTTTTTATGAAGGTAAATTGACAGACCTTCCAGCATATCAAAAGAGTATGGTAGACACAAGTGCGCCAGGTAGAACTGGGCTGGAGTACCAGATGGCAGTGACGCGCGCAGTGACCGTCAACGACCTGCAGGAGCATCGCGGGGTGTTCACCACTGCACTCAGAAGAGTACTTGCCACTATGATGGATCCCAACTTGTTGAAGAAGAGTTCGTTTTTACTGATGTGCTGCAGcggtttttttacttatttaggtTTCTTAGTTCCTTACGTATACTTGCAGGATCGAAATCTTAAAGCAGGGGTTGATGCCTCTCACTGTAATCTATTTATAAGTGCTATCGGTTTGTCGAACGCTATTGGAAGGCTGGTGTTGGGCTCTTTAGCTAGCAAAATAGATCCAATATATCTGTTTGCAGTTGGATGTACCGTGGCAGGTCTAAGCACTATTGTCTCAGGTGTATCTTACAACTTGTACTACCAATATGCCTATTGCTTTGTTTTTGGTTTTTCTATATCAAGTGTAGCTTGTTTGCGCAGTATTATTTTAGTGTCATTGTATGGCTTAGATAAGTTAACAAATGCTACCGGTATGATGTTAATATTTTTAGGTTTAGGCAATTTAGTAAGCACGCCGATAGCTGGTATACTTAAAAATACGTATGGGTACGAGCTAGCTTTTACCGTTGCCGGGGCGTTTATGACTGTGAGTGGTCTGATTTTGATCCTGGTAAAATTTTTTGCTGTTAGAGAAATTAAAGCCCAGGCTCAACAGGACACTATGAAAACTAAAATGGCGCAAGGAAGGCAACAGAGGAAATAA
- the LOC126372298 gene encoding DNA replication factor Cdt1, with the protein MSQTTLTSFFNSRKRPASEDMVSSKSKILHVEQHIERRKNGLKTFDQDVKQSLKLPVKLSNECKLDNRSKVTVASSVSSPTKSTSEQKSSTAFGKKLNAGNITKTNETSKPDVVNTARKELSLGDIRKKLASSSRLAELRATADRLSKGIQEVKAACDKRNLKEFKSIDLEVPSSPSKKSLVHKELLSPQKEVTLTPQQRPLISPRKVIVSPIKSPSKVPAYIRHASLASSSTSLPLPHQYRFLAELFRGMETVVALLYNRNEKITFNKLKPSVQEMLKRNFTEKHLAQIKHLVPDFYNFEIQKIKSFATSQKDSYEMIITPNFPTDIKIMNPSVLLERRRYFYDTLLQLVKKHHAQYLLTLDPPMVIPDDKLTRWHPEFEIEKVPEIESAKLPELPNAEKLSTAQDVLSKARELFKCNTKMERALEKLAQAKARGLTEQEKVATGLTDTKTNTAGTQTSQPSTSGVTIMNPALRNLPAALLEKVKAKQAAKALEAMTRSSQHEEKYMIYSRLPDLAKTLRNIFVTERKNVLNLNIVLSKLDSSFKANVSANDLLRDIKVLAEQVPEWIKLHDIRDNTYLKLDRNTDLKKIMSKLEALVEKYKCD; encoded by the exons ATGTCGCAAACTACGCTCACATCATTTTTTAATAGCCGAAAAAGGCCAGCTTCCGAAGACATGGTTAGTTCTAAATCAAAAATTCTTCACGTTGAACAGCATATAGAACGGCGTAAAAATGGTCTTAAGACCTTTGATCAAGATGTGAAGCAGTCCTTGAAACTGCCTGTTAAATTATCTAATGAATGTAAACTGGATAATCGAAGTAAGGTTACTGTTGCAAGTAGCGTGTCGTCGCCGACCAAGAGTACTTCGGAGCAGAAGAGCTCAACGGCTTTTGGGAAGAAATTAAACGCCggtaatatcacaaaaacaaatgaaacatcTAAACCAGATGTAGTAAATACTGCACGAAAGGAACTTAGTCTTGGAGATATCAGAAAGAAGTTAGCTAGCAGCTCCAGACTTGCAGAATTGAGAGCCACTGCAGATCGACTGAGCAAAGGCATACAAGAGGTTAAGGCAGCCTGTGATAAGAGGAATCTCAAGGAATTCAAGTCTATTGATTTGGAAGTACCCTccag TCCAAGTAAAAAGTCCTTGGTCCACAAAGAGCTGCTATCTCCTCAGAAAGAAGTCACACTCACTCCACAACAGAGACCTCTTATTTCTCCAAGAAAAGTTATTGTGAGCCCTATCAAGAGCCCAAGCAAG GTACCAGCTTACATCCGTCATGCTTCCCTGGCTTCATCATCCACAAGCCTACCTCTGCCACATCAATACAGATTCCTAGCTGAACTGTTCCGAGGTATGGAGACTGTTGTCGCCCTTCTGTACAACAGGAACGAGAAGATTACCTTCAATAAACTCAAGCCCTCTGTCCAGGAAATGCTCAAACGAAATTTCACAGAAAAACATCTTGCTCAGATAAAACATTTAGTGCCAGATTTCTACAACTTTGAGATCCAGAAAATTAAAAGCTTTGCAACTTCACAAAAGGATTCTTATGAAATGATTATCACTCCAAACTTCCCCACTGATATCAAAATCATGAATCCAAGTGTGTTGTTAGAGAGGCGTAGATATTTTTATGATACCCTCCTTCAATTGGTGAAAAAACATCATGCTCAATACTTATTGACACTGGATCCTCCCATGGTAATACCTGATGACAAGCTCACTCGCTGGCATCCTGAATTTGAGATAGAGAAAGTGCCTGAGATAGAAAGTGCTAAACTACCTGAACTGCCTAATGCAGAGAAGTTATCTACAGCACAGGATGTACTATCCAAAGCACGTGAACTTTTTAAGTGTAACACTAAAATGGAGAGGGCTTTGGAGAAGTTAGCTCAAGCTAAGGCTCGAGGTCTAACTGAACAAGAGAAGGTGGCAACTGGTTTGACTGACACCAAGACAAACACTGCTGGTACTCAAACTAGTCAGCCTTCAACAAGTGGCGTGACTATAATGAACCCTGCACTTCGCAATCTACCTGCAGCTTTACTGGAAAAAGTTAAAGCAAAACAAGCTGCTAAAGCCCTAGAAGCTATGACACGATCTTCACAgcatgaagaaaaatatatgaTTTATAGTCGGCTTCCAGACCTAGCAAAGACTTTAAGGAATATATTTGTTACTGAAAGAAAGAATGTCTTGAATCTCAACATTGTTTTGTCTAAGTTAGACAGCAGTTTTAAAGCCAATGTGTCGGCGAATGACTTGCTCAGGGACATCAAAGTTCTAGCTGAGCAAGTTCCGGAGTGGATCAAACTGCATGACATCAGAGACAACACATATCTTAAATTGGACAGAAATACTGACCTAAAGAAAATAATGTCAAAGTTGGAAGCTTTAGTAGAGAAATACAAGTGTgactaa
- the LOC126372314 gene encoding pyrimidodiazepine synthase-like isoform X1, producing the protein MIVSTFSFAMHVLVSSFRVLAPVAHVLEAMLPLRHMSVKAVKGAINYNTKHLKKGDPLPPYTGKLRVYCMRYCPFAQRTILALNAKQLDYEVVNIDLMDKPEWFTTKSPLGKVPAIEIEENKTIYESLVTVEYLDDVYPQRPLLPKDPVKKAYDKIIVEVATGLSTLFYKVIRNPETVTENTMTAYRNAVSFIQEQLKSRGTKFLDGGEPGYADYMIWPWFERIWMLQDVDERLKIDGPENKLLVEYIQNMLKDPAVAAFLVPKDILLQVMEGYRPGNRPNYDLLLEK; encoded by the exons ATGATTGTGTCCACATTCAGTTTCGCGATGCATGTGTTAGTGTCGTCATTCAGAGTGCTCGCGCCTGTAGCTCATGTCTTAGAAGCGATGTTACCTCTTCGTCATATGAGTGTTAAAGCAGTGAAGGGGGCCATAAATTACAACACAAAGCATCTGAAGAAAG gtgaTCCTCTACCGCCATACACAGGCAAACTACGCGTATACTGCATGCGATACTGCCCCTTCGCTCAGCGCACTATCCTGGCTTTGAACGCTAAGCAATTGGACTATGAAGTAGTCAACATCGATTTGATGGACAAGCCCGAATGGTTCACCACTAAGAGTCCATTAG GAAAAGTTCCTGCAATAGAAATCGAAGAAAATAAGACGATCTACGAAAGTCTAGTGACAGTGGAGTATTTAGACGATGTCTACCCACAAAGACCTTTGTTGCCCAAGGACCCAGTGAAAAAAGCCTATGATAAAATTATTGTGGAAGTCGCCACTGGG TTAAGTACCTTGTTCTACAAAGTTATAAGAAACCCAGAAACGGTCACCGAGAATACGATGACTGCGTACCGCAATGCGGTCAGTTTCATCCAGGAGCAGCTAAAAAGCCGCGGTACCAAGTTTTTGGATGGTGGCGAGCCTGGTTACGCAGACTACATGATCTGGCCCTGGTTTGAAAGGATCTGGATGTTGCAAGATGTCGACGAGAGACTAAAAATTGACGGTCCCGAAAATAAATTACTG GTTGAGTACATACAAAACATGCTGAAAGACCCAGCTGTAGCAGCATTCTTGGTACCAAAGGATATTCTATTGCAAGTTATGGAAGGCTATAGACCAGGAAACAGGCCCAACTATGACTTGCtgcttgaaaaataa
- the LOC126372289 gene encoding RAB11-binding protein RELCH-like, whose translation MNPYKDVDDSSFSTPPFSYEDIATKLLKDHYFLTALELHTELVESGRELPQLREFFSNPGNFEQHVSRASEFVSMHRTPSQATLDSLDTARYSEDGGGDRGGSGGDVAVLEFELRKARETINALRANLTQFADDSPALDKDCKDKFNERTLKPHEKRALNFLINEYLLLQGYKLTSITFSDENPDQEFEDWDDVGLNMPRPAGLVSLFWGNTSALTVPKVDASTQMEELITCDTGCQMDMEENVCASCQTSLDNDTDWNHELLIQAEEIELLKLKVIALETEKLNFQKLYDAAIVSLNSLTSPSDSKALDLQIPEDRLISAQIQGSANQNPQSVSETGEVCQMDMTEPTPITSTATENHYGSSNSTHSATPEQFEMIDNEKNSMARKEGSNTSSFDPAVLNDTSIRDSPRRGSVTTLDETLSINDASEWTRVPYEYSSIESTNKEMWIDSGLPSNLKMAILNWCCEALNLNEPLANDLLSELINNDKPITLTGLLTLTADTLPRVLPHTLVARRCEAAALLAAGAALLAPGDARRARTLHTLLTLVKRPTRADARAICEATCLIVKWGGSGEVLSSIAELLSSKSAERRVLASQICVAIAPYVPIELCTSLLLSLVVLMCESSEPDIRSLGLKSACLICPVADHKYGQLENLMFSFLNDPVEKNVKDTVNIFVPVLARSAMTAGKFSLSLCSRIVSNLVKASTENDFKAVVLYLEVMRELVLASLAYVINVQIVRDVTLSCDMQVNLQEVPLEGEQEGFIDLQCYMTDNADAKMLLLTMNSLIKEKPDVRWTELTWFINLVKQILEISTNSKVINHSSAYELIISLFYSYVDNFTANFTLYILKPIFSEIIQDLEQKMEKLHTVNVDSTVVVGVYLVTILPALEDKAQHAEFLQKWVVYSSIRGLPVKILSIPLKWVATHREDTLNFYIQHLREFAASSCESSSGGGMRAYIAALITELVNSCDVHEPCLEQQLLPAVIALLHDDDPVVREVAITAWGSVTRSCLTRNLACEAQCWTAVEELNSRPLSGKEAARAAEAAALLVLPTADSHSVSEKAVSLVCSLCWARPAAGGEALLALTAGLQLAAHHAPRHPRLLPALRKLEETVQSPSLSQYKPAIEALLHNVAGPSTLSEAPREPQRPATNLQAAQEVGRRVTQMFQQSKTNIHLQSIFKKKT comes from the exons ATGAATCCTTATAAGGATGTGGACGATAGCTCTTTCTCTACTCCACCTTTTAGCTACGAGGATATAGCTACAAAGTTGTTAAAAGACCACTATTTCCTGACTGCTTTAGAACTGCACACAGAGTTGGTGGAAAGTGGCAGGGAACTGCCGCAGTTAAGGGAATTCTTTTCGAATCCTGGAAACTTTGAGCAGCATGTCTCTAGGGCGTCAGAATTTGTTTCTATGC ACCGCACTCCAAGTCAGGCCACCCTAGACTCTCTGGATACCGCAAGATATTCAGAGGATGGGGGTGGGGACCGAGGAGGGAGCGGGGGAGATGTGGCTGTCTTAGAGTTTGAGTTAAGGAAAGCCCGTGAGACTATTAATGCATTACGGGCAAATCTCACCCAGTTTGCAG ATGACTCTCCAGCTCTGGACAAAGATTGCAAGGACAAGTTCAACGAGAGGACCCTCAAACCTCATGAGAAGAGAGCTCTTAACTTCCTCATCAATGAATACCTCCTCTTGCAGGGCTACAAACTTACTTCCATTACATTCTCTGATGAAAATCCTGATCAG GAGTTTGAAGACTGGGATGATGTAGGTCTGAACATGCCAAGACCGGCCGGTCTGGTGTCCTTATTCTGGGGGAACACCAGCGCACTGACTGTTCCTAAGGTTGATGCATCCACACAGATGGAAGAACTTATAACTTGTGACACTGGCTGTCAGATGGACATGGAAGAAAATGTGTGTGCTAGCTGTCAAACCTCCCTTGATAATGATACTGATTGGAATCATGAG CTTTTAATTCAAGCAGAAGAAATAGAACTTCTCAAACTGAAAGTAATAGCACTAGAGACTGAAAAACTGAACTTCCAGAAACTATATGATGCTGCCATTGTTAGTTTAAACTCCCTCACAAGCCCTTCCGATAGCAAAGCGCTGGACCTTCAAATACCTGAAGACCGATTAATATCTGCCCAAATACAAGGTTCGGCCAATCAGAATCCCCAGTCAGTCAGTGAAACTGGAGAAGTCTGTCAGATGGATATGACTGAACCGACACCAATAACTAGTACAGCTACAGAGAACCATTATGGCAGTAGCAACTCTACCCACAGTGCAACACCTGAACAGTTTGAGATGATTGATAATGAAAAGAATAGTAT GGCAAGAAAAGAAGGTTCAAACACGAGTTCCTTCGACCCAGCAGTGCTGAACGACACAAGTATCCGTGATTCTCCGCGTCGAGGCAGCGTCACCACCCTGGATGAGACTCTGAGCATCAATGACGCCAGCGAGTGGACGCGAGTGCCCTATGAGTACTCCAGCATTGAAAGCACTAACAAGGAAATGTGGATTGATAG cGGTCTTCCGAGCAACTTGAAGATGGCAATATTGAACTGGTGTTGTGAGGCATTGAACCTAAACGAGCCTTTAGCTAACGACCTGTTGTCAGAACTGATCAACAATGACAAGCCCATCACTCTTACTGGACTTCTGACTTTGACTGCTGATACTCTACCTAGA GTGCTGCCGCACACGCTGGTGGCGCGGCGCTGCGAGGCGGCGGCGCTGCTGGCAGCGGGCGCGGCGCTGCTGGCGCCAGGGGACGCACGCCGCGCGCGCACGCTGCACACGCTGCTCACGCTGGTCAAGCGGCCCACCAGGGCCGACGCCAGGGCCATCTGCGAAG CAACATGTCTCATAGTGAAGTGGGGTGGCAGCGGCGAGGTCCTGTCTTCTATAGCCGAACTATTGTCCTCCAAATCAGCCGAGCGACGGGTATTAGCCAGCCAAATCTGCGTGGCTATAGCTCCATACGTACCTATAGAGCTGTGCACGTCATTATTACTTAGCCTGGTCGTACTCATGTGTGAATCTAGTGAGCCAGATATAAGAAGTTTGGGCCTGAAGTCGGCATGTTTAATATGCCCAGTGGCGGATCACAAGTACGGGCAACTAGAGAATCTCATGTTTAGTTTCCTAAACGACCCAGTGGAGAAGAATGTTAAGGATACTGTGAATATCTTCGTGCCTGTGTTAGCGAGGAGTGCGATGACTGCAG GAAAATTCTCCTTAAGCTTATGTAGTAGAATTGTCTCAAATCTAGTGAAAGCAAGTACGGAAAACGACTTCAAGGCGGTCGTTTTATACTTAGAAGTGATGAGGGAATTAGTATTGGCCTCTTTGGCCTACGTAATAAATGTACAAATAGTTAGAGACGTTACCCTGAGCTGTGATATGCAAGTAAATTTACAAGAAGTGCCCTTGGAGGGGGAACAGGAAGGGTTCATTGACCTGCAGTGTTACATGACTGATAACGCGGACGCTAAAATGCTGCTTCTAACGATGAATAGCCTAATCAAAGAGAAACCCGATGTCAGATGGACCGAGTTGACGTGGtttattaattt AGTGAAACAAATTCTAGAGATATCGACGAACAGCAAGGTGATAAATCACTCGTCTGCGTACGAGTTGATTATATCGCTATTCTATAGTTACGTAGACAACTTCACGGCGAACTTCACGTTGTACATTCTGAAGCCGATATTCAGTGAAATCATACAGGATTTGGAACAGAAGATGGAGAAGCTTCATACAGTCAACGTGGACAGTACCGTTGTGGTTGGAGTGTACCTGGTGACAATATTGCCTGCGCTCGAGGATAAGGCGCAACATGCCGAGTTTTTGCAGaa ATGGGTTGTGTACAGCAGCATACGAGGGCTTCCAGTGAAAATTCTCTCCATACCACTCAAGTGGGTGGCCACGCACAGGGAGGACACACTCAACTTCTACATTCAACACCTTCGAGAAT TCGCAGCGAGCAGCTGTGAGAGTTCAAGCGGCGGCGGCATGCGCGCGTACATCGCGGCGCTGATCACCGAGCTGGTCAACAGCTGCGACGTGCACGAGCCCTGCCTCGAGCAACAACTGCTGCCCGCCGTCATCGCACTGCTGCACGACGACGACCC ggtGGTCCGCGAAGTAGCAATTACCGCGTGGGGTAGCGTGACTAGAAGCTGCCTTACCCGCAACCTCGCCTGCGAGGCGCAATGTTGGACGGCGGTGGAAGAGTTGAACTCGCGGCCTCTCAGCGGGAAGGAGGCTGCGCGCGCAGCTGAGGCCGCGGCTCTGTTGGTACTGCCCACTGCTGACAGTCATTCTGTGTCTGAGAAAG CGGTGTCGCTGGTGTGCTCGCTGTGCTGGGCGCggccggcggcgggcggcgaggCGCTGCTGGCGCTCACGGCGGGGCTGCAGCTGGCCGCGCACCACGCGCCGCGGCACCCGCGCCTGCTGCCCGCGCTCAG GAAACTAGAAGAAACGGTGCAGTCGCCGTCACTGTCGCAATACAAACCGGCTATAGAGGCGTTGCTGCACAACGTGGCTGGTCCGAGTACATTATCGGAAGCCCCGCGGGAACCGCAGCGCCCGGCGACCAACCTACAAGCCGCGCAGGAGGTCGGCCGCCGGGTCACACAGATGTTCCAACAGTCCAAGACCAATATACACTTACAGagcatttttaaaaagaaaacgtag